Part of the Halorussus sp. MSC15.2 genome, AGTAATCGGACCCGCCTGCGAGTGATTCGGCCGGACCGGGTGAATCGGCCGAGCGCGTTCGTTTTTCGACGTTCTTACGCCGTTCAGTGGGTTTTTCCTGTCAGCAGTGAAACGACCGTCCATGTCCGATTGGCACGGCGACCACCCGGTTACCGTACTCGGCGAGGCCGACCCGCACCTCGCGCACGTCCAGTACTTCCCCGTCAAGTCGCTCGACGCGGAACTCCGCGAGCGAGCGACGCTCTCGACAGACGGTGCGCTCGCGGGCGACCGCGAGTGGGCCGTACTCGACCGCCCCGCCGACGCGCCCTACGACCCCGACGCGGCCGACGTCGGCGGGAGCGGCGACTACGTCAACGGGAAGAAGACCGACGCGGTCCACCGCCTCCGCTCGGAGTTTCACCCCCGTGACGAGGGCGGCCCGGCGGTCACGCTCCGGGAACAGGGTGACCGCGAGGGCGAGGCCCGGCGCTTCGACCTCGCCGAGACCGGGGACGACGAGGCCGCGGTCCACGCCGACCTGAACGCGTGGCTCTCGGACTACTTCGGCCGGGAGGTCAGCGTCCGGCGCGACGAGACCGGCCAGCACGACGACCGAAAGCGCCACGGGCCGACCGTCGTCTCGACGGCGACGCTCCGGGAGGTCGCGGCGTGGTTCGACTTCGACCTCGACTCGGCACGGAGACGGTTCCGCGCCAACCTCGAAATCGGTGGCGTGCCGCCGTTCTGGGAGGACCGCCTGTTCGGTGACACCGGCGAAGTCGTCCGGTTCCGCGTCGGCGACGCCGAACTCACCGGTGTCCACCCCTGCCAGCGCTGCGTCGTCCCCGGCCGCGACCCGGACACGGGCGCGGAGACGCCCGACTTCCGGGAGACGTTCGTGCGCCGACGCGAGGAGACGATGCCCGCGTGGACCGCGGGCGACCGATTCGACCACGCGTTCCGATTGATGGTCAACACCCACGTCCCCGAGGCGTCCGACGGGGCGAGCATCGAGGTCGGCGACTCGGTGGAGCGACTCGACGTGCGGTCGGTGTGAACAGTCGCAGACGGTCCGCCGGCACCTTCCGCCGATGTTCACTACTTCCCTCGTGCCGTAGGTGGTCGAGATGGCGTTCCGACTCGTTCGGTCGTGGGTGTCGGCGGAGTGTGCCCTTCATCGCCGGGTCGAGACGAAACTGAGTTCGACGCACGCGAGGGACGAGAGGAGTGATAGTGCGTGTCGCTGTTGATGGCGACGCTCGTCGGAGTGGCGGCGTCGAGCGCGCTGGTCGTCGGCGCGGTGTTGGGGACCTACTGGCGACCGCCGACGGAGGTAGTCGCTGCCGCGCTCGCGTTCTCCGCCGGCGCGCTCATCACCGCAGTCGCCTACGACCTCTTCGAGGACGCGTTCAAAACCGGGGGAATCTGGCTCGCTGGCGGCGGTCTGTTGGTCGGCGCGGCGGCGTTCATCGTCGCCGACGCCAAACTCGAAGCCGAGTACGACGAGGAGTCGTCGGGGTGGGCGCTCGTGGCCGCGGTGACGCTCGACGGCGTCCCCGAGAACCTCGCGCTCGGGGTGGCGCTCATCGGGAGTTCCGTGGGGCAGATTCTGGCGCTCCTCGGGGCCATCTTCGCCTCGAACCTGCCGGAGGCGCTCGGCGGCGCGCAGAACATGAAGGAGAACGGTCGGTCGAATCGGTTCGCCGTCGGCGTCTGGGTCGCCACCGGCGTCGTGTTGGCGGCGTCGGTCGTCGTCGGCAACGTCGTGTTCGCGCAGTTCGGCAAGACTCCGCTGGCGGCGGTCCGGGCGTTCGCGGGCGGGGCGGTGCTCGCCTCGGTCGCCGACGAGGTGATGCCGGACGCGTACGAGGCGGGCGGTCCCTACGTCGCCTTCGGCACGGTAGCCGGGTTCCTGACGACGTTCGTACTGTCGTGAGAACGGGCGGTGGTCGCGGTACCGACCGGAACCGCAGGTCGGTCCGTCGAGACGTCGGCTACTGTTCGACGGCGCTGCCGACCCGGATAATCTCCTCCTCGCCGAACGCCGGACCGACGAACTGGATTCCGACCGGCAGGTCGTCGGTCTCGCCCGCGGGCACCGAAATTGCGGGCAAGTCGGCCAGATTCACCGGCACCGTGTTGGCGTCGGCGAGGTACATCTGGAGCGGGTCCTCCAGACTGTCGCCGACCTCGAAGGGCGTGGTCGGCATCGTCGGACTCGCCAACACGTCCACCGACTCGAACGCCTCGTCGAAGTCCTGCTTGACCCACGCGCGGGCGTCCTGCGCCTTCTCGTAGTACTTGTCGTGGTACCCCGCGGAGAGGGCGTAGGTCCCGAGCAGGATGCGGCGCTTGACTTCCTCGCCGAACGCTTCGCGCGACTCGCTGA contains:
- a CDS encoding MOSC domain-containing protein; its protein translation is MSDWHGDHPVTVLGEADPHLAHVQYFPVKSLDAELRERATLSTDGALAGDREWAVLDRPADAPYDPDAADVGGSGDYVNGKKTDAVHRLRSEFHPRDEGGPAVTLREQGDREGEARRFDLAETGDDEAAVHADLNAWLSDYFGREVSVRRDETGQHDDRKRHGPTVVSTATLREVAAWFDFDLDSARRRFRANLEIGGVPPFWEDRLFGDTGEVVRFRVGDAELTGVHPCQRCVVPGRDPDTGAETPDFRETFVRRREETMPAWTAGDRFDHAFRLMVNTHVPEASDGASIEVGDSVERLDVRSV
- a CDS encoding ZIP family metal transporter — encoded protein: MATLVGVAASSALVVGAVLGTYWRPPTEVVAAALAFSAGALITAVAYDLFEDAFKTGGIWLAGGGLLVGAAAFIVADAKLEAEYDEESSGWALVAAVTLDGVPENLALGVALIGSSVGQILALLGAIFASNLPEALGGAQNMKENGRSNRFAVGVWVATGVVLAASVVVGNVVFAQFGKTPLAAVRAFAGGAVLASVADEVMPDAYEAGGPYVAFGTVAGFLTTFVLS